Proteins from one Erysipelothrix larvae genomic window:
- a CDS encoding Cof-type HAD-IIB family hydrolase: MSIKIVFFDVDGTLASNADHSLGFLERIPFSAKQAIHKLKENGVLVAIATGRSYASMKPFEDILEIDTLICSNGNIVIHHGAILDINVIPYELVVQAIHVLEGVCDLNIFVETSKGDYRIGPPKSDLSFMGDDLQTIHHIEDLKHYDVFQVIGNGYDVAQYVNHLDEKLTIRKFGPHAFDICLKDINKGVAVEHVLKKLGLTPDEAMAFGDEANDLEMFMSVKTSVAMQDSNEALKQVATHVTSSVESDGIVNGLKYFNLI, encoded by the coding sequence ATGAGCATAAAAATTGTATTCTTTGATGTCGATGGCACACTTGCCAGTAATGCAGACCATTCGCTTGGTTTTTTAGAACGCATTCCATTCAGTGCGAAACAAGCCATTCATAAACTCAAAGAAAACGGTGTTTTGGTGGCCATCGCAACTGGACGCAGTTATGCAAGTATGAAACCATTTGAAGATATTTTAGAGATTGATACCCTTATTTGTTCAAATGGAAATATCGTGATTCATCATGGAGCCATTCTCGATATCAATGTGATTCCATACGAATTGGTAGTCCAAGCAATTCACGTCCTTGAAGGTGTTTGTGACCTCAATATTTTTGTTGAAACATCCAAAGGAGACTATCGCATAGGCCCCCCTAAAAGTGACTTGAGTTTTATGGGCGATGATCTACAAACCATCCACCATATCGAGGATTTGAAGCACTATGACGTATTTCAAGTAATAGGGAATGGGTATGATGTTGCACAGTATGTAAATCATTTGGATGAAAAGCTAACAATTCGTAAATTCGGCCCGCATGCCTTTGATATTTGCCTTAAAGACATCAACAAAGGCGTTGCAGTGGAACATGTCTTAAAAAAACTTGGACTAACGCCAGATGAAGCCATGGCCTTTGGTGATGAAGCCAATGATCTCGAGATGTTTATGAGTGTAAAAACTTCTGTCGCTATGCAAGACAGCAATGAAGCACTCAAACAGGTTGCAACGCACGTGACCTCATCCGTAGAATCGGATGGTATCGTGAATGGCTTGAAATACTTCAACTTAATCTAA
- a CDS encoding M20/M25/M40 family metallo-hydrolase, producing MNTDRMTQSFMELVGVASVSRHEGVFHDVLKKKLIDLGLELNEDSSRTQTGLGGNNLVFTLKGNCEGTPLFFSAHTDTVQPGEGIVPILDQGIITSQGHTILGADDKAGIAIIIELIQTIQEEHLPHPTLEFVFTPGEEIGLVGASALDMSTIHAHYGIVLDSDGPVGGITCASPTLITLETEITGKSAHAGLEPEKGISAIKVLAEIISQIKMGRLDEITTVNVGVIKGGSATNVVAEKATMKAEVRSIDHQVCLNEIASITQIIDAVTTQYGAHHHTTTQQLSTGYRFTQTMPFIGVIDQAIKANRCMSRYVISGGGSDANVFNAHGKQCVNIAIGYEKIHTVDEMIPVSQMETCVGVCLDIIDRMRGFKDES from the coding sequence ATGAATACAGATCGAATGACACAGTCGTTTATGGAACTTGTTGGAGTTGCATCAGTCTCACGACATGAAGGGGTATTTCATGATGTGCTTAAAAAGAAACTGATTGACTTAGGGTTAGAACTCAATGAAGACAGCTCAAGAACACAAACAGGATTAGGTGGGAATAATCTTGTTTTTACACTAAAGGGAAACTGTGAAGGGACACCACTGTTCTTCTCAGCACATACCGATACAGTACAACCAGGGGAAGGCATTGTTCCAATCCTGGATCAAGGGATAATCACATCGCAAGGCCACACTATCCTTGGTGCTGATGATAAAGCAGGGATTGCGATTATCATTGAGCTCATACAGACGATTCAAGAAGAACACTTACCCCACCCAACCTTAGAATTTGTGTTTACCCCTGGTGAGGAAATTGGACTTGTTGGGGCAAGTGCACTGGATATGTCTACGATCCACGCACATTATGGAATTGTATTGGATAGTGATGGACCTGTGGGTGGCATTACCTGTGCAAGTCCCACCCTTATTACCCTTGAGACAGAGATTACTGGAAAATCTGCCCATGCTGGTCTTGAACCTGAAAAAGGTATTTCCGCAATCAAAGTGTTAGCGGAAATAATCAGCCAAATTAAGATGGGACGACTTGATGAAATCACCACGGTCAATGTGGGTGTTATTAAAGGGGGCAGTGCAACGAATGTTGTTGCGGAAAAAGCCACAATGAAAGCAGAAGTACGGTCCATTGATCATCAAGTATGCCTCAATGAGATCGCATCAATAACCCAGATTATTGATGCAGTAACTACTCAATATGGTGCCCATCATCATACGACAACCCAACAACTTTCAACCGGTTATCGATTTACTCAAACCATGCCATTTATTGGTGTGATTGATCAAGCAATCAAGGCGAACCGTTGCATGTCACGCTATGTTATTTCGGGTGGAGGCAGTGATGCGAATGTGTTCAATGCACATGGAAAGCAATGCGTGAATATCGCGATTGGTTATGAAAAAATACACACTGTAGACGAAATGATTCCTGTATCTCAAATGGAAACATGTGTCGGTGTGTGTTTGGATATTATAGACAGAATGAGAGGTTTTAAAGATGAATCATAA
- a CDS encoding ISL3 family transposase, which yields MNYTQTLTQSQELCLNHFLIPNTLRGFHNTNTTIETTRSQRDAYCMHGILEVQETDKVCSGCGKVMHINNRKPCTLRHLSIGATLMHVRFDRPQFYCVSCRNSKMQSVPFKAENHFITIELENYTRDLLSIGTYTLKQVAEITGLGKNTVKAIDLKRLKELYTIDGEVLKKPEDYTRYLGIDEFKLHDGHKYATHIIDMETGHILWIAHGKKKQVVYDFIEHVGLKWMDHVEAVACDMNSNYQEAFEEKCEHIQVVFDHFHIIKNFNDKVINEVRKDEQNRLKNEGNIEAAAALKKTRYILMSSRETLIRKDNEARNGKIIKEGSSLFNIPNITRKEGHEVRYDELLKENALIFTLDVVKEKLRYAYTLNDESKMADEISSIVEICQATKNKHFQWFGRLLDNHFEGIIAHATIKISAGKIEGINNKIKTLRRQGYGYPDDEYFFLKLIDASRKTYVRNVPSHKICD from the coding sequence ATGAATTATACACAGACACTAACCCAATCACAAGAACTATGTTTAAATCATTTCTTAATCCCTAATACACTCCGTGGATTTCATAACACCAACACCACAATCGAAACAACAAGATCCCAAAGAGATGCTTATTGCATGCATGGTATTTTAGAAGTTCAAGAAACAGATAAAGTATGCAGCGGTTGTGGTAAGGTGATGCATATAAACAATCGTAAACCGTGCACACTAAGGCATTTAAGTATTGGTGCAACACTGATGCATGTTCGTTTTGATAGACCCCAATTCTATTGTGTTTCTTGTAGGAATTCAAAGATGCAGAGTGTACCGTTTAAGGCTGAAAACCACTTTATTACTATTGAACTTGAAAACTATACAAGAGACCTACTCAGTATTGGAACATATACCCTCAAGCAAGTCGCTGAGATTACAGGATTAGGGAAAAACACTGTTAAAGCCATCGACCTCAAACGCTTGAAAGAACTCTATACAATTGATGGCGAGGTACTAAAGAAACCAGAGGACTACACACGATACCTAGGCATTGATGAGTTTAAACTCCATGATGGACATAAGTATGCAACCCATATTATCGATATGGAAACGGGTCACATTTTATGGATTGCACACGGAAAGAAGAAGCAAGTCGTCTATGATTTTATAGAGCATGTTGGCCTAAAGTGGATGGATCACGTTGAAGCTGTTGCATGCGATATGAACTCAAATTACCAAGAAGCGTTTGAAGAAAAATGCGAACACATCCAAGTTGTATTTGATCATTTTCATATCATCAAAAACTTTAATGATAAGGTCATCAACGAGGTTCGCAAGGATGAGCAAAATCGTTTGAAGAATGAAGGGAATATAGAGGCTGCTGCGGCACTTAAGAAGACAAGATACATCTTAATGTCATCACGAGAAACGCTCATTAGAAAAGACAATGAAGCCAGAAATGGAAAGATTATCAAGGAAGGCAGTTCTTTATTTAATATACCCAACATTACGCGTAAAGAAGGTCATGAAGTACGTTACGATGAACTATTGAAAGAGAATGCATTAATCTTCACACTGGATGTGGTAAAAGAGAAATTGCGCTACGCATACACCCTTAATGATGAGAGTAAAATGGCAGATGAAATCAGTTCAATTGTCGAAATCTGTCAAGCTACAAAAAACAAACACTTTCAATGGTTTGGACGACTCTTAGACAATCACTTTGAAGGAATCATCGCTCATGCAACTATTAAGATTTCTGCGGGTAAAATAGAAGGTATCAATAATAAAATCAAGACTCTACGAAGACAAGGTTATGGTTACCCTGATGATGAATACTTCTTCTTAAAGTTAATTGATGCAAGTAGGAAAACCTATGTTAGGAATGTGCCATCCCACAAGATTTGTGATTGA
- a CDS encoding YitT family protein, with protein sequence MNHKTLIRILWIALGVGLITLSIQWFLAPFNIAAGGASGLGIILHSMIDIEVGTVVLLFNIVVLTLAYFMLERKVFANALIGSIMLPIFLDLVPELQLVNDQLFAVIVGSIGFGIGVFVLFSHSASSGGTTIPPLILKKKFNIDPALSLMITDAFVVGFSFFIFGVESFLLAIFSILLTMATMNFLKSQSNNGRSIMIMSPKHEEIRTYITKTLSRGVTILSGQGGYTQESFPVLIVAVKGKEYKTLIHEIQKIDPDAFMISQNTHNIYGSGFTYTRAV encoded by the coding sequence ATGAATCATAAAACATTGATACGTATCTTATGGATTGCATTGGGGGTAGGGCTTATTACCCTAAGCATCCAGTGGTTTTTAGCTCCCTTTAATATTGCGGCAGGGGGAGCCAGTGGGTTGGGGATTATTCTTCACTCAATGATTGACATTGAAGTTGGGACAGTTGTCTTGTTATTTAATATTGTAGTCCTTACATTGGCTTACTTCATGTTGGAACGCAAAGTGTTCGCAAACGCACTAATTGGAAGCATCATGCTCCCAATCTTTCTAGACTTAGTCCCAGAATTACAACTTGTAAATGATCAATTGTTTGCAGTTATTGTAGGAAGTATTGGATTTGGTATCGGAGTATTTGTGTTGTTTTCACACAGTGCGTCCAGTGGTGGGACGACCATTCCACCCCTTATCTTAAAGAAGAAATTCAACATTGATCCTGCATTAAGCCTCATGATTACTGATGCTTTTGTGGTAGGATTCTCCTTTTTCATCTTTGGTGTTGAGTCCTTCTTGCTTGCGATTTTCTCAATTCTCTTAACGATGGCAACCATGAACTTCTTGAAATCACAAAGCAATAATGGACGCTCAATTATGATTATGAGTCCAAAACACGAAGAGATTCGAACCTATATTACCAAGACCTTATCGCGTGGTGTCACAATTTTGAGTGGTCAAGGGGGGTATACCCAAGAATCATTCCCTGTATTGATTGTGGCAGTGAAAGGGAAAGAATATAAAACATTAATTCATGAGATTCAAAAGATAGATCCCGATGCCTTTATGATCTCACAAAATACACACAACATTTACGGATCGGGATTCACATATACACGAGCAGTGTAG
- a CDS encoding MBG domain-containing protein yields the protein MNKRDAVFRALLQHICVLCTVCMTVMTIHITPIFAEDENYYDTCGYDAANVCSINSQSELEALQTYVASGGITASRYYRLETDISLNKRWTPIGNETHPFSGNINGNAKTIYGLAISTRYPEETHAGLFGYLSNATISSLTIFTNSTGVDGTNYVGILAGQAVNSTIEGVHVSGSVTGSNDVGGLVGSMSGSIMTSVSTAIVQGTINVGGLVGYSSATISESFASARVNGTTNVGGLVGNNNNQISDSYSTGSVSGTTATGGFVGNNQSSINKSYSTSDVAIQTNMESIGLFIGRSSGSIFGGYVYQRPGFETAGIEGLTELTLAQMLASNALGINGTMAYLGGQAWEKTTSTDQTHHTPELIRMQTSSDERVKQISSDSTRVDRKPITLNEDTLENLTLGTTATELINRIEVKDADTNSVILGSLEIIASEPELNDNSEFHESSHTVSLRFTPDDILYEVRTFQATLNFLKKTGAAISDITATTLGSDSIRINAELETQTGQRILYGVIINGEIQWSSSNIITELEPETTYEVYVKSEENDLYFEGAIISGGTVRTASTHLPIITIGSDNWSRFLTTTTYDTMYKTPIIVEFEVNESATEQKAFNYLMVDAFYMDEASLRDSEHWKTNMQRQPLSPGQNTYTLNITQPFKGVIYMETTDEFGFLKMSRTPGILIVAESNPFLQADFNRERDDDLELTVEMRQNTVKAIQYKGETLGEDVVSYGVDTITFTQAYLESLPNGTHDFIVSYYPLGYEEPLPEGTIGVNDTLISINIQGKNNTVLEVPSGIQTVTYGDQGVHFPVNSNRPGEIHYTISDPSVLSIDAHTGVITLHKASENVIDITVTQEETQDYTQASATIQVKVEPKSISLTINDQEKYYMGSEPEYTYEINGLVNGDTLAVDFNENTELPGQYEISYTIDLEDKYVIDTQSIGMITIKDNPPTGSITINENLWDTLVKTITFGLFGKDTLSVNFSADDIEAPDSLHLSYLLSENSLSEEDLEYNPDMIQIVNGYTLTLDANFVGFVYLKITDSNQNITLIGSDGLVVFKDSEPEIEQEFSKAQSSDLRVEIEMNGNVVKAIERHTQEGNILGSNDAVEVIQNALIFKNAYLKTLPQGIHTFEISYHPLGVLDSMDQSGIGTTTLTIQVFDISSNPTLYGGMLNVQYGDQPLDLNEGLEGVLGSSPITWTSSHPELVSVDADSGMATFHHATHDTRVMISATQRSDGLYEDAIATAVVTVSPMDVVVQANHVTRHLGEAMPDFTYTISPSIQDDLGGTLISQGEGVGEYDIVEEIPFEHRDYTITFIKGTLSVVNSEAMDQIIAQINTQLSDEAYAEVVILATQTFNTLSAQEQAPLLEALQRAQEQVRELYHTTDHAIIDNVAWNVRLISTPVTPTDVTFEPTETQLDQYSLIRMLDLKLVDILTMQDYQIPSGDRVRATLVDINQPDGVEVLIVHQKNDGTFETFRSVVQNNALEFEIDSFSLFGFYVLSTPTPPDVQPTPPDVQPTPPDVQPTPPDVQPTPPDVQPTPPDVQPTPPDVQPTPPVEQETVDGEDRISNQTETDQQEIVNVGSVSYTLQPTRLIVGGMLVLLGVYYLRRKEMK from the coding sequence ATGAATAAAAGAGACGCTGTATTTCGCGCACTCCTTCAGCATATATGTGTATTGTGTACAGTATGCATGACGGTTATGACCATACATATCACACCGATATTCGCTGAAGACGAAAACTACTATGATACCTGTGGCTACGATGCTGCCAACGTCTGCAGTATCAATAGTCAGTCCGAGTTAGAGGCATTACAAACTTATGTCGCTTCTGGCGGAATTACAGCTTCAAGGTATTATCGTTTAGAAACGGACATTTCTCTGAACAAAAGATGGACACCAATCGGGAATGAAACCCATCCTTTCTCAGGAAACATTAATGGCAATGCAAAGACTATTTACGGATTAGCTATTTCTACCAGATACCCGGAAGAAACCCATGCCGGTCTCTTTGGATATCTTAGCAATGCGACCATTTCAAGCCTTACGATTTTCACCAATTCAACTGGCGTTGATGGCACCAATTATGTTGGTATCCTGGCAGGGCAAGCTGTAAATTCTACTATCGAAGGCGTCCATGTATCTGGAAGCGTAACAGGCAGTAATGATGTCGGCGGTCTTGTTGGTTCTATGTCTGGGTCAATAATGACGAGTGTTTCTACTGCAATTGTTCAAGGAACCATCAATGTCGGCGGTTTAGTTGGATATTCTTCCGCAACCATATCAGAATCGTTTGCGAGTGCTAGGGTTAATGGCACAACAAATGTCGGAGGCCTTGTAGGCAATAACAATAACCAAATCAGTGACAGCTATTCAACGGGGTCTGTTTCTGGTACAACTGCAACGGGTGGCTTTGTGGGTAACAACCAAAGCAGTATAAATAAATCGTATTCAACTTCAGATGTAGCGATCCAAACAAATATGGAATCGATTGGACTTTTTATTGGAAGGTCATCCGGTAGTATTTTTGGGGGTTACGTCTACCAACGACCAGGATTTGAGACAGCAGGTATTGAGGGATTGACCGAATTGACGCTAGCACAAATGCTTGCAAGTAATGCACTTGGCATTAATGGAACTATGGCATACCTGGGCGGTCAAGCATGGGAGAAAACGACCAGTACCGATCAGACACATCATACCCCTGAACTCATTCGAATGCAGACTTCAAGTGATGAAAGGGTCAAACAGATTTCAAGTGACAGTACCCGAGTGGATCGAAAACCGATCACATTAAACGAGGATACCCTTGAGAACCTAACCTTAGGTACCACCGCAACTGAACTTATAAATCGTATTGAAGTAAAGGATGCGGATACCAACAGTGTGATTTTAGGAAGTCTAGAAATAATTGCATCAGAACCTGAACTCAATGACAATTCTGAGTTTCATGAATCATCCCATACAGTGTCATTAAGGTTTACGCCTGATGATATCCTTTATGAGGTGCGGACATTCCAAGCAACACTCAATTTTCTTAAGAAGACGGGTGCTGCCATTAGCGACATAACTGCCACCACACTGGGATCTGATTCAATACGCATTAATGCTGAACTTGAAACACAAACAGGACAAAGGATCCTCTATGGTGTGATAATAAATGGAGAAATACAATGGTCTTCCAGTAACATCATCACCGAACTTGAACCCGAAACAACCTATGAAGTCTATGTGAAAAGCGAAGAGAACGATCTCTATTTTGAAGGCGCAATAATAAGTGGTGGGACAGTACGAACAGCAAGCACCCACCTTCCGATCATAACCATAGGGTCTGATAATTGGTCTAGATTTCTTACCACCACAACCTACGATACCATGTATAAGACACCGATAATCGTGGAATTTGAAGTAAACGAAAGTGCTACAGAACAAAAGGCCTTTAATTACCTGATGGTCGATGCGTTCTATATGGATGAAGCATCCTTAAGGGACAGTGAGCATTGGAAGACAAACATGCAACGTCAACCGTTGTCACCGGGACAAAATACCTATACATTGAACATAACACAACCATTCAAAGGGGTTATCTACATGGAAACAACCGATGAATTTGGTTTTCTCAAGATGTCACGAACCCCTGGTATCCTGATTGTTGCAGAAAGTAATCCATTCCTCCAAGCAGATTTCAATCGTGAACGTGACGATGATCTTGAACTAACAGTTGAGATGCGTCAAAACACGGTAAAAGCGATTCAATACAAGGGTGAGACGCTGGGTGAAGATGTCGTATCTTATGGCGTTGATACCATCACATTTACCCAAGCATACCTTGAATCGTTACCAAACGGAACACACGATTTTATCGTCAGTTATTATCCATTGGGTTATGAAGAACCGCTTCCAGAAGGTACAATTGGTGTCAACGACACCCTGATTTCCATTAATATCCAAGGAAAAAATAATACCGTGTTGGAGGTGCCGTCAGGTATTCAAACAGTGACCTATGGGGATCAAGGCGTTCATTTTCCAGTTAACTCAAATAGGCCAGGTGAAATACACTATACCATCAGTGACCCATCGGTGCTTTCCATTGACGCACATACTGGAGTGATTACACTGCACAAAGCATCTGAAAATGTCATTGACATTACTGTGACACAAGAAGAAACCCAAGACTATACACAAGCAAGTGCGACGATTCAGGTTAAGGTTGAACCAAAATCCATCAGCTTAACCATTAACGATCAAGAGAAATACTATATGGGTTCAGAACCTGAGTATACCTATGAAATAAATGGGCTTGTGAATGGGGACACCTTAGCAGTCGACTTTAATGAAAATACTGAACTGCCAGGACAATATGAAATATCCTATACGATTGACCTTGAAGATAAGTATGTGATTGATACTCAAAGCATTGGCATGATTACCATCAAAGACAATCCACCAACTGGATCCATTACCATTAACGAAAACCTGTGGGATACTTTGGTGAAAACCATTACCTTTGGACTCTTTGGTAAAGATACGCTCTCTGTTAATTTTAGTGCTGACGATATAGAAGCGCCTGATTCCTTACATTTATCCTATCTTCTCTCTGAGAATTCACTCAGTGAAGAAGACCTTGAATACAACCCCGATATGATTCAAATTGTGAATGGGTATACCCTTACGTTGGATGCAAATTTTGTTGGGTTTGTGTACCTTAAAATCACGGACAGCAATCAAAATATCACCTTAATTGGATCGGATGGCTTGGTTGTCTTTAAAGACAGTGAACCTGAAATTGAACAGGAATTCTCAAAAGCACAATCCAGTGATCTGCGTGTTGAGATTGAAATGAATGGAAATGTCGTAAAGGCAATTGAACGTCACACACAAGAGGGGAATATACTGGGTTCAAATGATGCAGTGGAAGTAATCCAAAACGCACTCATCTTCAAGAATGCTTACCTTAAAACCCTGCCACAAGGAATCCATACCTTTGAAATTTCATACCACCCACTTGGTGTACTTGATTCAATGGACCAAAGTGGTATAGGAACAACCACACTCACGATCCAAGTATTCGATATTAGTTCAAACCCAACCTTATATGGAGGGATGCTTAATGTACAGTATGGGGATCAACCCCTTGACTTGAATGAAGGCCTTGAGGGTGTGTTGGGCAGTAGTCCAATCACATGGACATCCTCTCATCCTGAGTTAGTATCGGTTGATGCAGACTCTGGCATGGCAACCTTCCACCATGCAACACACGATACAAGAGTTATGATCAGCGCAACACAACGCAGTGATGGACTCTATGAAGACGCAATCGCCACAGCGGTTGTGACTGTAAGCCCGATGGACGTAGTCGTCCAAGCCAATCATGTCACACGACACCTAGGAGAAGCTATGCCAGACTTTACCTATACAATAAGTCCAAGCATTCAAGACGACCTTGGTGGTACACTGATATCACAGGGTGAAGGTGTTGGCGAATATGACATTGTGGAAGAGATTCCATTTGAGCATCGTGACTACACCATTACCTTTATCAAAGGAACCTTGAGTGTTGTGAATTCAGAAGCAATGGATCAAATCATTGCGCAGATCAACACTCAGCTCAGTGATGAAGCTTATGCAGAAGTGGTGATTCTCGCTACACAGACCTTCAATACACTGAGCGCCCAAGAACAAGCCCCTCTATTAGAAGCACTTCAACGTGCCCAAGAACAGGTGAGGGAGCTGTATCATACGACAGACCATGCAATCATTGACAATGTTGCGTGGAACGTTCGCTTAATTTCAACACCCGTAACGCCAACTGACGTAACATTTGAACCGACGGAGACACAGCTTGACCAATACTCATTAATTAGAATGTTAGATTTAAAGTTAGTTGATATCTTAACCATGCAAGATTATCAAATTCCAAGCGGTGACCGTGTTCGCGCTACCCTTGTTGATATAAATCAGCCAGATGGTGTGGAAGTGTTAATTGTCCACCAAAAGAATGATGGAACCTTTGAGACTTTCCGGTCTGTGGTTCAAAATAATGCATTGGAATTTGAAATCGACTCATTTAGTCTCTTTGGCTTCTATGTATTATCAACACCAACACCACCGGATGTACAACCAACACCACCGGATGTACAACCAACGCCACCGGATGTACAACCAACACCACCGGATGTGCAACCAACACCACCGGATGTACAACCAACACCACCGGATGTACAACCAACACCACCAGATGTACAACCAACACCACCAGTTGAACAAGAAACTGTGGATGGGGAAGATCGCATATCAAATCAAACCGAAACCGATCAACAAGAGATCGTCAATGTAGGAAGTGTTTCATATACACTTCAACCAACTCGTTTGATTGTTGGTGGAATGCTTGTTCTTCTTGGTGTGTACTATTTACGGCGAAAAGAAATGAAGTAA
- a CDS encoding ASCH domain-containing protein: MIIKMNLENDAYDMIRLGMKDVEMRINDEKRQLIEVGDTIIFTNLTTRERFNATVTALTPFKSFKELFEAYEPTRLGYKKDEISDYRDMYHYYAQEAIETYGALAIEIQCVKEQS; encoded by the coding sequence ATGATTATTAAAATGAACCTAGAAAATGATGCGTATGATATGATTCGTTTAGGGATGAAAGATGTGGAAATGAGAATCAATGATGAAAAACGCCAACTCATTGAAGTGGGTGATACCATTATCTTTACAAACCTCACAACACGCGAACGGTTTAATGCAACAGTCACTGCATTGACCCCTTTTAAATCATTTAAAGAACTCTTTGAAGCGTATGAGCCAACACGTTTGGGATACAAAAAAGATGAAATCAGTGATTATCGTGATATGTATCATTATTATGCTCAAGAAGCAATTGAAACCTATGGTGCATTGGCCATTGAAATACAGTGTGTAAAGGAGCAATCATGA